The Vibrio ishigakensis genome has a window encoding:
- a CDS encoding Lon protease family protein, with protein sequence MATISLSPQQLYRESDLSSLSSKSTKDIPPIEEILGQERAHSAVEFAMSIKEKGYNIYAVGRNGLGKRTMMLRYLKRHPFDMEGLYDWCYVANFDDIRIPKVLKLPRGIGTQLKSDIDKLITKLLKAMPLAFDNEIYFSRADKLKNQLATKQNTALEALTLEAKAQDVSLTITTQGDYQFVALNGEEPHTEESFELLDQKERDRFEQTIDALEIALRGLIRDLTEWEEGYSEKIQKLNSDVTLDVITHFIKELKSTYKSYPQVKEYLSELQSDIVENVDIFLEEGTEQGEIATASLDKKLPRRYKVNVLVSRPKDEPPIIVEESPNYHSLFGYVETATFKGTVFTDFSLIRPGALHKANGGVLLMDAVKVLEQPFVWDGLKRALRSRELSLTALEKQVTMTGAVSLDPEPIPLDVKIILFGDYRTYQLLQHYDPEFAELFRVTADFEDEMPRNVNSELHYARFISSVVHDNKMLHCDKKAMARIIEHSARLAGDQNKLSLHSAHIANLLRESNYIARAAKANIIRSSHVDKALSNQLSRVSRLQESVMESFVNGTTLIHTHGEAVGQVNALSVLSTSEHMFGAPNRITATTAYGQGEVIDIERNVDLGGSIHSKGVMILTAYLSSVFGKTAKIPLTTNITFEQSYGGVDGDSASMAEFCAVVSAFSRQPNRQDIAITGSMNQFGEAQPIGGVNEKIEGFFDVCAIKGRTPEQGVIIPKSNVQNLMLRKDIVEAVERGEFHIWAIEHVTEAIELFTGKAAGEPSEEGSYPIDTIFGIAQAKLNSLRK encoded by the coding sequence ATGGCTACAATCTCTCTCTCACCACAACAGCTCTATCGCGAATCTGACTTAAGCAGCTTAAGCAGTAAGTCCACCAAAGATATTCCACCCATCGAAGAAATTCTCGGCCAAGAACGTGCGCACTCTGCGGTCGAGTTTGCAATGTCCATTAAGGAAAAGGGCTACAACATCTATGCAGTAGGTCGTAATGGCCTAGGTAAGCGCACCATGATGCTCCGTTATCTAAAGCGACATCCATTTGATATGGAGGGGCTATATGACTGGTGCTATGTGGCTAACTTTGATGACATCCGTATTCCTAAAGTATTGAAGCTTCCGCGTGGTATCGGCACTCAGCTTAAGTCTGATATCGACAAGCTGATTACCAAGCTTTTAAAAGCCATGCCTTTGGCTTTTGACAACGAAATCTATTTTTCTCGTGCCGATAAGCTCAAAAACCAGTTAGCAACAAAGCAGAACACGGCGCTTGAGGCATTAACATTAGAAGCTAAGGCTCAAGATGTCAGCCTTACTATTACCACTCAGGGTGATTACCAGTTTGTTGCGCTTAACGGTGAAGAACCACATACAGAAGAGTCGTTCGAACTACTGGATCAGAAAGAGCGCGACCGTTTTGAACAAACCATCGATGCCCTCGAGATAGCGTTGCGAGGTCTTATTCGAGACCTCACAGAGTGGGAGGAAGGTTATAGTGAGAAGATCCAGAAGCTCAATTCTGATGTGACCCTTGATGTTATTACTCACTTTATCAAAGAGCTGAAATCCACCTACAAATCTTATCCTCAGGTGAAGGAATATCTAAGTGAACTGCAATCGGATATCGTAGAAAACGTGGATATCTTCCTCGAAGAGGGAACAGAACAAGGCGAGATTGCAACCGCATCTCTAGATAAGAAACTGCCACGTCGATACAAGGTGAACGTTCTGGTCTCAAGACCAAAAGATGAGCCACCGATCATAGTTGAAGAAAGCCCAAACTATCACTCGCTGTTTGGTTATGTAGAGACGGCCACCTTTAAAGGTACAGTATTTACCGACTTCTCTTTGATTCGCCCCGGAGCGCTGCACAAGGCCAATGGTGGCGTGCTCCTTATGGATGCGGTTAAGGTACTGGAACAGCCGTTTGTTTGGGACGGCCTAAAGCGCGCGCTTCGCTCTCGCGAGTTGAGCCTTACTGCGCTAGAGAAACAGGTAACCATGACTGGCGCTGTCTCTCTCGATCCCGAGCCGATCCCACTGGATGTGAAGATTATCTTGTTTGGTGACTACCGAACCTATCAGCTGCTCCAACACTATGATCCAGAGTTTGCTGAGCTATTTAGAGTGACAGCGGATTTTGAAGATGAGATGCCTCGTAACGTGAATTCTGAGCTCCATTACGCGCGCTTTATCTCTAGTGTGGTGCACGATAACAAGATGCTGCACTGTGATAAGAAGGCAATGGCTCGCATCATTGAACACAGCGCAAGGTTAGCTGGTGATCAGAACAAGCTGTCTCTGCATTCAGCCCATATTGCGAATCTATTGCGAGAGTCTAACTACATTGCACGCGCTGCCAAGGCTAATATCATTCGCAGCTCTCACGTAGATAAAGCGCTAAGTAATCAGCTCTCTCGCGTAAGTCGACTGCAAGAGAGTGTGATGGAGAGTTTTGTCAATGGTACTACTTTGATTCATACCCACGGAGAGGCGGTCGGTCAGGTCAATGCACTGTCGGTATTGAGTACATCAGAGCATATGTTTGGCGCGCCAAACCGTATCACCGCCACCACGGCTTATGGTCAGGGCGAAGTGATTGATATTGAGCGCAATGTTGACCTTGGTGGCAGTATCCATTCCAAAGGGGTGATGATACTGACCGCGTATTTGTCTTCTGTGTTTGGCAAAACTGCCAAGATACCGCTCACGACCAATATCACCTTCGAGCAGTCCTACGGCGGAGTAGATGGTGACAGCGCCAGTATGGCGGAGTTCTGTGCCGTCGTGTCGGCGTTTTCCCGTCAACCGAATCGTCAAGATATCGCCATTACCGGTTCAATGAACCAGTTTGGTGAGGCTCAGCCTATTGGTGGCGTGAACGAGAAGATTGAAGGCTTCTTTGACGTGTGTGCCATCAAGGGACGTACTCCGGAGCAAGGGGTAATTATCCCTAAATCCAACGTGCAGAACCTGATGCTGAGAAAAGATATTGTCGAAGCCGTAGAGAGGGGAGAGTTTCATATTTGGGCCATCGAACACGTAACTGAGGCTATTGAGCTCTTTACTGGTAAGGCGGCTGGAGAACCGAGTGAAGAGGGCAGTTATCCAATCGATACTATCTTTGGTATCGCACAGGCGAAGCTCAACTCACTTCGGAAATAA
- a CDS encoding MaoC family dehydratase, with amino-acid sequence MKVVDILKHKGESLSRHHSEFLDRMSPSLKDYWSELVSRAHAQHLFKSWGKEFTKPAVNEEVENPVRDTIEMKPEAEALYNEMSTQIGEETYVGEWFSIDQQRIDAFAKVTDDMQWIHTDPERAKEESPFKSTIAHGFLTLALLPKLTEAVDPDKPQFPTAKVTVNLGLNSVRFPYPVKVGANIRAKSKLIKVTPIQKGLEITREVKVEIEGVRRPGCIAESVIRLYF; translated from the coding sequence ATGAAAGTTGTCGATATTCTTAAACACAAGGGTGAGTCTCTTTCAAGACATCACAGTGAGTTTTTGGATAGGATGTCTCCATCACTCAAGGATTATTGGAGTGAACTGGTGAGCCGAGCTCACGCACAACACTTGTTTAAATCTTGGGGTAAAGAATTTACAAAGCCTGCGGTGAATGAAGAGGTAGAGAACCCTGTTCGTGACACCATAGAGATGAAACCTGAAGCAGAAGCTCTGTATAACGAAATGTCGACACAGATTGGTGAAGAGACTTACGTTGGTGAGTGGTTCTCTATCGATCAGCAACGCATCGATGCGTTTGCGAAAGTAACCGACGATATGCAGTGGATCCATACCGATCCTGAGCGAGCTAAAGAAGAGTCTCCGTTTAAATCAACCATAGCCCACGGCTTCTTGACCTTGGCTCTGTTGCCAAAGCTGACCGAAGCGGTTGATCCAGACAAACCACAGTTCCCAACCGCTAAGGTTACGGTGAACTTAGGTCTTAACAGCGTTCGTTTCCCTTATCCTGTAAAGGTAGGGGCCAACATTCGAGCTAAGAGCAAACTGATCAAGGTGACTCCAATCCAAAAGGGTTTAGAGATCACTCGTGAAGTGAAGGTTGAGATTGAAGGGGTGCGTCGCCCAGGCTGTATTGCCGAGTCAGTGATTCGTCTTTACTTCTAA
- a CDS encoding phosphate ABC transporter substrate-binding protein, producing MVKVVLTALLVAVTGIAHAAEINISGSTSVARVMDILAEDFNKQHPETFVAVQGVGSTAGVTLVKNGVADIGMSSRYLTEEEYNDGLVVKQIAYDGLAVVVNHKNPLNNLSREQLYKVYKGEITNWKELGGEDRAIAVVTREVSSGTRYAFENQLGLTRVLNNRRVSTISQNLLVVNSNSMVKTLVSDNQQALGFISMGSIDASVKPLNFNGIVPNSENLLNKKYKLARPFIVFYHPDQVDEDALEFAKFITTDQAKNLIGNHGYTPYESEAD from the coding sequence ATGGTTAAAGTGGTTCTAACCGCTCTTCTTGTCGCAGTTACCGGCATCGCACACGCAGCGGAAATTAATATCAGTGGCTCAACATCTGTTGCACGTGTCATGGATATTTTAGCCGAAGATTTTAATAAACAACATCCAGAAACCTTTGTTGCCGTTCAAGGTGTAGGTTCAACTGCAGGTGTGACTCTGGTTAAGAATGGCGTAGCCGATATCGGTATGAGCTCGCGCTACCTAACCGAAGAAGAGTACAACGATGGCCTAGTGGTTAAGCAGATTGCTTACGATGGTCTTGCGGTAGTGGTAAACCACAAAAACCCTCTAAATAACCTAAGTCGTGAACAGCTATACAAGGTCTACAAAGGTGAAATCACCAACTGGAAAGAGCTAGGTGGTGAAGACAGAGCGATTGCCGTTGTAACGCGAGAAGTTTCTTCTGGTACCCGCTATGCGTTCGAAAATCAGCTAGGTCTGACTAGGGTGCTGAACAACCGCCGCGTATCAACCATTAGCCAAAACCTTTTGGTGGTAAACAGTAACAGCATGGTGAAGACGCTAGTTTCTGACAATCAGCAAGCGCTAGGCTTCATCAGTATGGGCTCTATCGATGCTTCGGTTAAACCTCTAAACTTCAATGGTATAGTGCCGAACTCGGAAAACTTGCTGAATAAAAAGTACAAGCTAGCTCGTCCATTTATCGTGTTCTATCATCCTGACCAAGTGGATGAAGACGCTCTAGAGTTTGCTAAGTTCATAACAACTGACCAAGCAAAGAACCTGATTGGTAATCACGGCTACACCCCTTATGAGAGTGAAGCTGACTAA
- a CDS encoding DUF3024 domain-containing protein, translated as MELSELEKHQVQKLALQVCNARNHNLPVEIGKADFAILDNGVEFSEAHFKLDSTQCDYRSLVAKIIRLEESWQLMLAQRDKHQVFERWYSYPESVSNQLHALMKEVEQDPNSLIW; from the coding sequence ATGGAGTTATCAGAATTAGAAAAACATCAGGTTCAGAAGTTGGCACTGCAGGTATGTAATGCCAGAAACCATAACCTTCCTGTAGAGATTGGCAAAGCTGATTTCGCTATTTTAGACAATGGCGTTGAATTCTCTGAAGCTCACTTCAAGCTAGACTCTACTCAGTGTGACTATCGCTCGCTGGTGGCTAAGATCATTCGCTTGGAAGAGAGTTGGCAGCTAATGCTAGCCCAGCGAGACAAGCATCAGGTATTTGAACGTTGGTATAGCTACCCTGAATCGGTGTCGAATCAGCTCCACGCCTTGATGAAAGAGGTGGAGCAAGATCCTAATAGCCTTATTTGGTAG
- the glgC gene encoding glucose-1-phosphate adenylyltransferase, translated as MHETLTVILAGGMGSRLAPLTQDRAKPAVPFGGKYRIIDFTLSNCLHSGLRRILVLTQYKSHSLQKHLRDGWSIFNPELGEYITAVPPQMRKGETWYEGTADAIYQNLWLLTRSEAKYVVVLSGDHIYRMDYKPMLQQHKKTGADLTIACMKVPVEEASSFGVMDTDESRKIVSFQEKPAQPPTLADDPDKSLASMGIYIFSMDALTKALEDDALNERSSHDFGHDIIPRLIDGEKVYAYQFGSEEGRVSQDAYWRDVGTIDSFYQANMDLLNPVPPIDLYQEDWGIRSYERQRPPSRTVPSATGNQGISINSIVANGVVISGGSVQHSILSANVKVGDGATIQNSILFDEVKVGEHCQLKNCIIDKHVSVPDGTTIGFDAKLDRERFTISDQGVVVVPEGYIFS; from the coding sequence ATGCATGAAACGTTGACCGTCATTTTGGCTGGAGGTATGGGTTCGCGCCTTGCTCCATTGACACAAGATAGGGCAAAGCCTGCCGTACCCTTCGGTGGTAAATACCGCATCATCGACTTTACCCTGAGCAACTGTCTCCACTCAGGCCTGCGACGTATCTTGGTATTAACCCAGTACAAGTCCCATTCGCTGCAAAAACACCTGCGTGATGGTTGGTCCATCTTCAACCCTGAGCTAGGTGAATACATTACCGCTGTTCCCCCACAGATGCGTAAAGGTGAGACCTGGTATGAAGGTACTGCCGATGCCATCTACCAGAACCTATGGCTACTTACTCGCAGTGAAGCGAAATATGTGGTGGTGCTGTCCGGCGACCATATCTATCGTATGGACTACAAGCCGATGCTTCAGCAACACAAAAAGACCGGTGCAGACTTAACTATCGCGTGTATGAAGGTGCCGGTAGAAGAGGCCTCTTCGTTCGGTGTTATGGATACCGATGAGTCTCGCAAGATTGTTTCTTTCCAAGAAAAGCCCGCACAGCCACCAACACTTGCTGATGATCCAGACAAGAGCCTTGCCTCTATGGGTATCTATATCTTCAGCATGGATGCACTGACTAAAGCGCTAGAAGACGATGCACTAAATGAACGCTCGTCGCACGACTTTGGGCACGACATCATCCCTCGTCTTATCGATGGAGAAAAGGTGTATGCATATCAGTTTGGTTCTGAAGAAGGACGAGTAAGCCAGGATGCCTACTGGCGAGATGTGGGTACTATTGATTCTTTCTATCAAGCGAATATGGACCTTCTAAATCCAGTTCCGCCTATCGACTTGTATCAAGAAGATTGGGGTATTCGTTCGTACGAGCGTCAGCGCCCACCTTCACGCACCGTTCCCTCTGCAACCGGCAATCAAGGTATATCTATCAACTCTATCGTGGCCAATGGCGTGGTGATCAGTGGCGGTTCTGTGCAGCACTCAATCCTCTCAGCGAACGTTAAGGTTGGAGATGGCGCTACTATCCAGAACTCTATCTTGTTTGATGAGGTTAAAGTCGGCGAACATTGCCAACTCAAGAACTGCATTATCGATAAGCACGTATCTGTACCAGACGGAACCACAATCGGTTTTGACGCTAAACTCGACCGAGAGCGCTTCACTATCTCAGACCAAGGTGTGGTAGTAGTGCCAGAGGGATATATCTTTAGTTAA
- the glpK gene encoding glycerol kinase GlpK has product MKQGKYIVALDQGTTSSRAVVFNQKAEIVSSAQREFTQYYPEAGWVEHDPLEIYASQRSTLVEVLDKLHLKSEDVAAIGITNQRETTIVWNKETGKPVYNAIVWQCRRTSAMCDKLREEGWSDYIQESTGLVLDPYFSATKIKWILDNVEGARELADQGKLLFGTVDTWLVWKLTHGKVHVTDYTNASRTMMFNINSLEWDEKILEKLDIPKSMLPEVKVSSTLYGETCIGEDQGLKIPIAGIAGDQQAALFGHRCVSPGEAKNTYGTGCFLLMNTGQEKVTSTHGLLTTLACDAKGNPSYALEGAVFMAGASIQWLRDELRLLSEAKDSEYYANKVDSSNGVYVVPAFTGLGAPYWDPYARGTMVGLTRGTSAEHIVRATLESIAYQTCDVIRAMQADSNIDMASLRVDGGAAKNNFLMQFQSDILDCEVQRPKITEVTALGAAYLAGLAVEYWKDLSELNATAEIETRFNPVCDQAKRERRYSGWKRAIKCAQLWSDLHNEED; this is encoded by the coding sequence ATGAAGCAGGGCAAGTATATTGTCGCTTTAGATCAGGGAACCACTAGTTCCCGAGCCGTTGTTTTTAATCAGAAAGCTGAGATTGTTTCTTCTGCTCAGCGCGAGTTCACTCAATACTACCCTGAAGCAGGTTGGGTTGAGCATGATCCGCTGGAGATTTATGCATCACAGCGTTCCACTTTGGTTGAGGTACTGGATAAGCTTCATCTGAAATCGGAAGACGTTGCCGCGATCGGTATCACCAACCAGCGTGAAACCACGATTGTTTGGAACAAGGAAACCGGCAAGCCAGTATATAACGCCATTGTTTGGCAGTGTCGCCGTACCAGCGCTATGTGCGACAAGCTAAGAGAAGAAGGGTGGAGCGACTATATTCAAGAATCTACCGGTCTAGTCTTAGACCCTTATTTCTCTGCCACCAAAATCAAATGGATCTTAGATAACGTTGAAGGTGCCAGAGAGTTAGCAGATCAAGGCAAACTTCTATTCGGCACCGTTGATACCTGGCTGGTTTGGAAATTGACCCACGGTAAGGTTCACGTTACCGATTACACCAATGCTTCTCGCACCATGATGTTCAATATCAATAGCCTTGAATGGGATGAAAAAATCCTTGAGAAGCTCGACATACCAAAGAGCATGCTTCCTGAGGTGAAGGTCTCTTCCACTCTTTATGGTGAAACCTGCATTGGCGAAGACCAAGGGCTCAAGATCCCAATCGCAGGCATCGCAGGTGACCAACAAGCGGCACTTTTCGGTCATCGCTGCGTCTCCCCGGGTGAGGCTAAAAACACCTACGGCACTGGCTGTTTCTTGTTGATGAACACAGGCCAAGAGAAGGTGACCTCAACCCATGGGCTTCTAACCACATTGGCGTGTGATGCCAAGGGTAATCCAAGCTATGCCCTAGAAGGAGCGGTATTTATGGCTGGAGCCTCTATACAGTGGCTTCGCGATGAGCTTAGGTTACTCAGTGAAGCTAAAGACTCAGAGTATTACGCTAATAAGGTGGATTCTTCTAACGGCGTTTATGTCGTTCCAGCCTTTACCGGTTTGGGTGCACCATATTGGGACCCATATGCGCGTGGCACTATGGTGGGGTTGACCCGAGGCACTAGTGCTGAGCATATCGTAAGAGCCACCCTTGAGAGCATTGCTTATCAAACTTGCGATGTAATTCGAGCGATGCAGGCCGATTCCAATATCGATATGGCAAGCTTAAGAGTGGATGGTGGAGCCGCGAAGAATAACTTCTTGATGCAGTTCCAATCGGACATTCTGGATTGCGAAGTTCAAAGACCAAAGATCACTGAGGTGACGGCGCTAGGTGCAGCCTATCTTGCTGGACTTGCAGTAGAGTACTGGAAAGACTTAAGCGAGCTAAATGCCACTGCTGAAATTGAAACTCGATTTAATCCAGTGTGTGATCAAGCCAAGCGCGAGCGACGCTATTCGGGCTGGAAGCGTGCTATCAAGTGTGCTCAGCTGTGGAGTGATCTACATAACGAGGAAGATTAA
- the pyrC gene encoding dihydroorotase: protein MTSLTITRPDDWHVHLRDGEVLKDTVRDISRYNGRALIMPNTVPPTTNTEQAIAYQARINEHNHSDTFKPLMSLYLTDNTSKEDIQQAKASGAVVACKLYPAGATTNSDSGVTDAKKIYPVLEEMEKQGILLLIHGEVTTHDVDIFDREKEFLDTVLAPIVNDFPNLKVVLEHITTADAVEFVKNANENVAATITAHHLMYNRNHMLVGGIRPHFYCLPILKRNTHQKALVEAATSGNKKFFIGTDSAPHAKGRKETACGCAGSYTAHAAVELYAEVFEAEGKLENLEAFASHNGPDFYGQPRNTDTVTLTKKEWPVPETMPFGSDIVVPIKGGENITWTVE from the coding sequence ATGACCAGTTTAACCATTACACGCCCAGATGATTGGCACGTACATTTGCGCGATGGCGAGGTTCTGAAAGATACAGTTCGAGACATCAGTCGCTATAATGGTCGAGCGTTGATCATGCCAAACACAGTTCCGCCGACAACAAATACAGAGCAGGCTATAGCTTACCAAGCTCGCATCAACGAGCACAACCACTCAGATACCTTTAAGCCATTGATGTCGCTGTATTTAACCGACAACACTAGCAAAGAAGATATCCAGCAAGCTAAGGCTTCTGGTGCGGTTGTAGCGTGTAAGCTATATCCAGCTGGCGCGACCACCAACTCCGACTCTGGTGTAACTGACGCGAAGAAGATCTACCCTGTTCTTGAAGAAATGGAAAAGCAAGGCATCCTGCTTCTTATCCACGGTGAGGTAACGACTCACGATGTTGATATCTTCGACCGCGAGAAAGAGTTCCTAGATACGGTACTTGCGCCAATCGTTAACGACTTCCCTAACCTTAAGGTTGTTCTTGAGCACATCACTACAGCAGATGCAGTTGAGTTCGTTAAAAACGCTAATGAGAATGTGGCAGCAACCATCACTGCGCACCACCTAATGTATAACCGTAACCACATGCTGGTTGGTGGTATCCGTCCTCACTTCTACTGCCTACCTATCCTGAAGCGCAACACGCACCAGAAGGCACTAGTAGAAGCCGCAACCAGCGGTAACAAAAAGTTCTTCATCGGTACTGACTCTGCACCACACGCAAAAGGTCGTAAAGAGACTGCTTGTGGCTGTGCTGGTTCCTACACCGCGCACGCAGCAGTTGAGCTGTACGCTGAAGTATTTGAAGCAGAAGGCAAGCTAGAGAACCTAGAAGCATTTGCAAGCCACAATGGCCCAGACTTCTACGGTCAGCCTCGCAATACTGATACTGTTACTCTGACTAAGAAAGAGTGGCCTGTACCAGAAACAATGCCGTTTGGTAGCGACATTGTTGTGCCAATCAAAGGCGGTGAGAACATCACTTGGACTGTTGAATAA
- a CDS encoding MOSC domain-containing protein, with translation MTVKAQLTEINIYPIKSTAGISQSRAFVEKQGISFDRRFVVTDLQGRMVTARKFPKMVTIESCLLSDGILLSAKGHSSLKIRYQDFEMKEFECKIWSDRFDAYTTIEEANQWLTEVIGKEVVLLYCGEESNRYREKLETNVSFADGYPLLVISQGSLDELNRRASSPQTMAQFRTNLVVGGVEAFAEDGWKRFKIGEVEFEVRKPCQRCILTTVNPTDGERMENKEPTVTLSTFRADEKGAVYFGMNVIALNEGVIRAGDEIEILETQEPVHYQDKA, from the coding sequence GTGACAGTCAAAGCTCAATTAACTGAAATTAATATCTATCCGATTAAGTCCACCGCCGGAATTTCCCAATCTCGTGCTTTTGTAGAGAAACAGGGCATCAGCTTTGACCGCCGTTTCGTGGTAACCGATCTTCAAGGCCGTATGGTTACCGCGCGCAAGTTTCCAAAGATGGTGACCATAGAAAGCTGTCTGCTTTCAGACGGCATCTTGCTCAGTGCGAAAGGGCATAGCAGCCTTAAGATTCGCTACCAAGACTTCGAAATGAAAGAGTTCGAATGCAAAATCTGGAGCGACCGCTTCGATGCCTACACCACCATCGAAGAGGCTAACCAATGGCTAACCGAGGTTATCGGTAAAGAGGTGGTGCTGCTTTACTGTGGTGAAGAGTCAAATCGCTACCGCGAGAAACTAGAGACTAATGTTAGCTTTGCCGACGGCTACCCGCTGCTTGTGATCTCGCAAGGTTCACTGGATGAACTTAATCGCCGAGCATCTTCGCCTCAAACCATGGCGCAGTTTAGAACCAATCTGGTTGTAGGTGGCGTTGAAGCCTTTGCCGAGGATGGCTGGAAGCGCTTTAAGATTGGTGAGGTAGAGTTTGAGGTAAGAAAACCTTGTCAGCGCTGTATTCTAACCACGGTAAATCCAACTGATGGTGAGCGTATGGAAAACAAAGAGCCAACAGTAACTCTGTCTACGTTCCGCGCGGATGAGAAAGGTGCCGTCTATTTTGGCATGAACGTCATTGCCTTAAATGAGGGTGTGATACGAGCAGGTGATGAGATTGAGATTCTAGAGACTCAGGAACCTGTCCATTACCAAGACAAAGCATAA
- the nadE gene encoding ammonia-dependent NAD(+) synthetase, with product MEQEIRQLMQVLPEIDADFEIERRVNFIKGKLKESGCKALVLGISGGVDSTTCGRLAQLAVEQLSEETGDKYQFIAVRLPYGVQKDEDEAQLALSFIKPTHSVSVNIADGVNGLHKASHVALEGTDLLPTDSAKIDFVKGNVKARARMVAQYEIAGYVGGLVLGTDHSAENITGFYTKFGDGACDLAPLFGLSKRQVRQVAAKLGAPELLVKKVPTADLEELDPQKADENALGVTYDDIDNFLEGKPLPEEAKQKIIAIYKRTQHKRDPIPTIYD from the coding sequence ATGGAACAAGAAATTCGTCAGCTAATGCAGGTTCTGCCTGAAATCGATGCTGATTTCGAAATCGAGCGTCGCGTTAACTTCATCAAAGGCAAACTTAAAGAGTCAGGCTGTAAGGCTTTGGTACTTGGTATCAGCGGTGGTGTGGATTCAACAACCTGTGGTCGCCTTGCGCAATTAGCGGTAGAGCAACTTAGCGAAGAGACTGGTGACAAGTATCAATTCATCGCAGTGCGCCTACCGTATGGCGTTCAAAAGGATGAAGATGAAGCTCAATTGGCCCTTTCTTTTATCAAACCAACCCACTCTGTTTCAGTAAATATTGCTGACGGTGTAAATGGTTTGCACAAAGCAAGCCATGTAGCACTCGAAGGCACTGACCTACTTCCAACCGACAGCGCGAAGATCGACTTTGTAAAAGGTAATGTGAAAGCACGTGCGCGCATGGTTGCTCAATACGAGATTGCTGGTTACGTTGGCGGTCTGGTGCTGGGTACTGACCACTCGGCGGAAAATATCACCGGTTTCTACACCAAGTTTGGTGATGGCGCTTGTGACCTTGCACCTCTATTCGGTCTTAGCAAGCGTCAAGTTCGCCAGGTAGCAGCTAAGCTTGGCGCACCTGAGCTTCTAGTGAAAAAGGTTCCAACTGCGGACCTTGAAGAGCTAGACCCGCAGAAAGCGGACGAGAACGCACTGGGTGTGACCTATGATGACATCGACAACTTCCTAGAGGGCAAGCCTCTACCGGAAGAAGCGAAACAGAAAATCATCGCTATCTATAAGCGCACTCAACACAAACGCGATCCGATTCCGACTATCTACGATTAA
- a CDS encoding nicotinate-nicotinamide nucleotide adenylyltransferase, with amino-acid sequence MAKIALFGSAFNPPHFGHLSVIERLAHFDKVLLVPSIAHAWGKQMLDYSMRCELVEAFISDIDCSNVELSKIEEQLFTGEGGVTTFAVLEELQKQNPTDEFTFVMGPDNLFNFSKFYKSEEILQRWSVLACPQTRDIRSTEIRQKIADRQDINNLTGKNTVKLLQNYGLYLNI; translated from the coding sequence ATGGCAAAAATCGCCCTGTTTGGCAGTGCTTTTAACCCTCCGCACTTTGGTCATTTGAGTGTAATCGAGCGACTGGCTCATTTTGATAAGGTTCTTTTGGTGCCGAGTATTGCCCACGCATGGGGTAAGCAAATGCTCGATTATTCAATGCGTTGTGAGCTAGTTGAAGCATTCATTAGCGATATTGACTGCAGCAATGTTGAGCTAAGTAAAATCGAAGAGCAGTTGTTTACTGGTGAGGGCGGTGTCACTACATTTGCGGTGCTTGAAGAACTTCAAAAGCAAAATCCAACTGATGAATTTACCTTCGTTATGGGGCCAGACAACCTGTTTAACTTTTCCAAGTTCTACAAGTCTGAAGAAATATTACAACGTTGGAGCGTTTTGGCCTGTCCTCAAACTCGCGATATTCGCAGCACCGAAATCCGCCAAAAAATTGCGGATCGTCAAGATATCAACAATTTAACTGGTAAAAATACTGTAAAATTATTGCAAAATTACGGTTTATATCTCAATATTTAG